Proteins encoded in a region of the Anguilla anguilla isolate fAngAng1 chromosome 10, fAngAng1.pri, whole genome shotgun sequence genome:
- the znf367 gene encoding zinc finger protein 367 encodes MGENKPQQVIFCNDSPKRVLVSVIKTTPIKPRVAESVMPTSPGFSDFMVYPWRWGENAHNVTLSPGPVNGAASPTGSNTGREGDLSSIPDHMKDGMRRGRPRADTVRALINEGENSSSRIRCNICNRVFPREKSLQAHKRTHTGERPYLCDYPDCGKAFVQSGQLKTHQRLHTGEKPFVCSEKGCGSRFTHANRHCAKHPYARLKREEPEEGPGKSQAADNKAVAEWLAKYWQTREQRCTPPKGKSPGKGGAEDQEQQDPLEFCQSDEEEGEEPEEEKSGGGSARRRLQEQRERLHGALALIELANNLS; translated from the exons ATGGGTGAAAACAAGCCTCAGCAAGTCATTTTTTGCAACGATTCTCCCAAACGAGTTCTGGTGTCCGTTATCAAGACAACCCCTATCAAACCCAGGGTGGCGGAGTCCGTGATGCCGACCAGTCCCGGTTTTAGCGACTTCATGGTCTATCCGTGGAGATGGGGCGAGAACGCCCACAATGTCACCCTTAGTCCCGGACCGGTGAACGGAGCCGCTTCCCCGACCGGCAGCAACACCGGCAGGGAGGGAGACCTTTCTTCAATCCCCGATCACATGAAG GATGGCATGCGCCGCGGCCGCCCGCGGGCAGACACCGTCCGCGCCCTGATCAACGAGGGCGAGAACTCGTCCAGCCGAATCCGCTGCAACATCTGCAACCGCGTTTTCCCCCGAGAGAAATCTCTGCAGGCCCACAAACGCACCCACACAG GTGAGAGGCCTTATCTCTGTGACTATCCGGACTGCGGAAAGGCCTTTGTGCAGAGCGGGCAGCTGAAGACCCACCAGCGCCTGCACACTGGAGAGAAGCCCTTCGTCTGCTCAGAGAAAG GTTGCGGCAGCCGGTTCACCCACGCCAATCGGCACTGCGCCAAGCACCCGTACGCCCGTCTGAAGAGGGAGGAGCCCGAGGAGGGGCCGGGAAAGTCCCAGGCTGCCGACAACAAGGCCGTGGCGGAGTGGCTGGCCAA gTACTGGCAGACCAGGGAGCAGCGCTGCACCCCCCCGAAAGGGAAGAGCCCCGGAAAGGGCGGGGCCGAGGACCAGGAGCAGCAGGACCCCCTGGAGTTCTGCCAGTCGgatgaggaggaaggggaggagccggaggaggagaagagcggGGGAGGGTCGGCGAGGCGCAGGCTTCAGGAGCAGAGGGAGCGTCTCCACGGCGCCCTGGCTCTCATCGAGCTCGCCAACAACCTGTCCTAA